The genomic segment GCATCTGATTGGTTCGCGCCGCGACTGTCTGGTGCCCGCGCCAACCCTTGAAGAGATGCGCGCCGCGAAGCGTCAGTATCGCAAAACCCAGCCAGCGCTGACCAGGCATACGCCGGTCAGCCATCAGCGCCAGACGCTGCCGAAGACCAGGAAAACGGCGCGTTAAGCCCATAAAAAAAGCACCGCTCGCGGTGCTTTTTCTTTTATGCCAGCGTGATGCTTAACGACGAACCGCGATGGCTTCGATTTCGATTTTCACATCTTTCGGCAGACGCGCCACCTCGACGCAGGAGCGCGCCGGGAAGGTGGCGTTGTGCTCGGTGAAAAACGCTTCGTAAGTGGCGTTGACGGTCGCGAAATCATTGAGATCTTTTACGAATACCGTGGTTTTTACGATATCGCCCACTTTCAGGCCAGCGGCTTCGATAATCGCTTTCACGTTATCGAGCGACTGGCGCGCCTGTGCGGCAATGTCGTCCGGCACGCTGCCGGATTTCGGATCCACCGGGATCTGCCCGGAGGTGATAACCATGTTGCCCAGATCGACGGCCTGAACATACGGGCCGATTGCTGCGGGTGCATTTTCCGTGGCGATAGTGCGGGACATAATTTCTCCTGAAGTTAACAGCGGTAAGGCTCCCGCTCATTATAGGGAGCCAGGAGGCCTTTGCCAGCCACAATTAATCCGCGAGCACGACGTGACGGGCGAACTCTTTCTCGCAATATTTACACTTCAGCTGTACCGCCTCACCGCGGGTTTTCACCGCGAAGCTGGACGCGACTGGCTCAATGCGGCTAATGCAGTTGCCGTTCGGGCAGACCAGCACATTGTCGATACGATCCGGCAGGCTCGGCTTGCTCTTGCCCACCACTTCATAATCGTCGATGCGGTTGACCGTCGCCTGCGGTGCGTAGAGCGCGAGCTGGTTTACCTGCTCGTCGGTCAAAAAGGTGTTCTCAATCTTGATCAAATCTTTGCGGCCCATCTCGCCGGAGGGCAGGTTAAGGCCGATAGTGATGCGCTGATCCGTTTCGGTAAGCTTAAACAGGGAAAGCAGCTTAAAACCGACCTGCGCCGGGATATGGTCAATCACTGTGCCGCGGCGAATGGCTTCTACCTGAAGTTTATTGTCATGTGTCATGAGCTTCTCCTTACAGCGCTAAATCGTGTGATTCAGTACCAGCGCCAGCAGCGCCTGACGAGCGAAAATGCCGTTGCCCGCCTGCTGGAAATACCAGGCATGCGGCGTTTTATCGACATCGGTCGTAATTTCGTCGATACGCGGCAGCGGGTGCAGCACTTTCATGTTGGCGCGCGCGCCGTGCAGATCGGCGGCTCGCAGCACGAACTGCGCTTTCACGTTGGCGTATTCCGACGGATCGAGGCGCTCTTTCTGGACGCGGGTCATATAGAGGATGTCGACCTCCTGCACCACATCTTCAATGGCGCTGTGCAGGCTCCAGGCGATGCCTTTTTCATCCAGCATATCGAGAATGTATTGCGGCATCGCCAGCGCATCCGGGGCGATAAAGCAAAAGCGGTTGCCGTTAAACTTCGCCAGCGCCTGCGCCAGTGAATGCACGGTGCGGCCATATTTCAGGTCGCCCACCATCGCGATGGTGAGGTTTTCAAGCCGTCCCTGCGTTTCCTGAATGGTGAAGAGATCGAGCAGCGTCTGGGTCGGATGCTGGTTGGCGCCGTCGCCCGCATTCAGCACCGGCACGCCGCCGGAAAATTCCGTCGCGAGGCGCGCTGCGCCTTCCTGCGGATGGCGCATCACAATGGCGTCCACATAGGTGCTGATAACCGAAATGGTATCCGCCAGCGTTTCGCCTTTTTTCCCAAGTGACGTATTGCTGCTGTCAGAGAAACCCACTACCGCCGCGCCCAGACGATGCATGGAGGTTTCAAACGACAGACGGGTGCGGGTCGAGGCCTCAAAGAAGCAACTGGCGATAACTTTATGCTTCAAAAGCTCCGGCTGCGGGTTCGCCTTTAGCTTCGCCGCTGTCTCCAGCACCAGCTCAAGCTCGGCGCGGCTGAGATCGTTGATGGAAATAATATGTTTTTGAAAAAGCGGATTCGCCATTTTTGTCTCCTCTTTAGGCCGGCGGACAAACGCTGGACAAAAAAAAGCCCCTCATTGAGGGGCTTTTAACAGCAATTCTGGAACGGAAAGAGCAACGGCCTGGCCGTCAGTTTTCTGACGACGCGGTAAGACAAATTGTCGAACACACTGGACCATACTTCCCTCCGGCAAATTGCCCGGCATTATACGCATGTGCGTTTAGCTGACAAGCAAGAAATGCACACTTTGTCGCCAGGAATCGATTGCTGTGAATATTAATGCATTCTTAGTAGATAATTAATGCGTTTGTGAATGAGGGCGGTGCGCCTGACATCACGTGGCGCTATCCAGACGATACTGCTGCCCGCGACCACGCCCAGGATTTCCGGCAGCGCGTGATAATCCAGCACTTTCGCCACTGCGCGGCCATAGCCTGCAACCGTGTGGACAAGGATAAATTCACTGTTATGTTCGACGCTCACGACCATTTCTGAGATAGACCGCGCCGCATCCGGGGCCGGGCGTAACAGCGGGTTAAGAGAATAAATTTTTTGTCCTTTGGCGTTGCGGATTTTCACCACACCAAGCAGTTTGAGCAGGCGTGAGACGGAGGACTGGCTGATATTGTCAAACCCGTGGCGCTGCATATCCCGCCGGATCTCCTCCTGAGAGCAGTAGGTTTTATTGCTGATAAGCCGCTGGCACACCGTCATTTGCTGCTGCTCTTTTCCGGAATAATCACCGTAATCCTTCATGGACCGTCACTCCTTACGTTGATGAAAGTTGAAGAAAAACGATATTGTTTTCCCGACCCGCGCGCGGGGAAACCACAATAACCTGACGACACGCGGGCTTTTACAGAAATGGGAGGCGTTTCATGCGGCGCGATGCCCGTGATTGACAGCGCCGCGACGCCATGAATGGCTAAAACAGCACGCCGAGACTGAGCGCGGCCATATTCAGCACCGTCAGGATGAGGATGAGCGGCGCCACCCATTTCAGATAACGAACGTAAGGCACCCGCGCGATAGCAAGACCGCCCATCACCACCGCCGAGGTCGGCGTAATCAGGTTTACAATGCCGGACGCTGACTGGTACGCCGTCACCACCAGCGAGCGTCCCACATGGGCGAAATCCGCGAGCGGCGCCATGATAGGCATGGTCAGTACGGCAAGGCCGGATGATGAGGGCACAAGAAACGAGAGCAAGACCTCAAGCCAGTAGGTCACATTGATGAAAACCGTGGTGGAGAGCCCGGTCACCAGGTTTTCGGCGCTGTGCAGAATGGTATGGGTGATCATGCCGTTATCCATTACCACCACGATCCCGCGCGCAATGCCGATGATAAGCGCCACACCGAGCAGATCCCGCGAGCCGTCAATAAACGTGCTGGTGAAGGTGTCTTCACTCATGCGCGCCACGACGCCAGTGATAATGGCGGCGGCGAGAAAGACGCCGGAAATCTCGCCCATCCACCAGCCGCGCACCGCCACGCCATAGATCATCACCGCAAAGGAAGCGGCGAAAATCACAAGAATTATTTTGCGTGTAGCCGTGAAGGGAAGGCTTTCCTCTGAGCGGTTGCCAAGAAAATGCGCCCGGTTGGACTCCCATAAATCGGCCACGACGGAAGAGGATGGATCCTGACGCACGCGGCGGGCGTAGCGCATTACCCACAACACGCAGATAACCCAGCCGATGACCAGTAGCGCCACGCGCAGCCCAATACCGCTGGTGAAGGGAATACCTGCGGCGTTGGCGGCGATGACGGTCGCGAAGGGATTAATGGTCGAGCCGAGCGTACCGATACCCGCGCCGAGTAGCACCGTCGCGGCCGCCACCAGCGGGTCAAAACGCGCGGCCATCATGACCGGCACCAGCAGCGTGTAAAACGGCAGCGACTCCTCCGCCATACCGTAAATCGTGCCGCCTGCGGCAAACAGCGCCATGAGTATGGGGATCATCCACTCTTCTTTACCATGCAGGCGCTCCGTGACGCGCTCGATGCCAGCATCGATGGCCCCGGTTTTATTCACCACGCCCAGAAAGCCGCCGATGATCAGCACAAACAGCGCCACGTCGATAGCGCCTGCGGTATAGGTCACATGGTTATAGAGGCCATCTATGGGGGCCAGCAAAATGGCGGTAATACCCTGCGGATGCGCCTCGACGGGCGCGTAGGTGCCTGCAACCGGGACTTCTTTGCCGAGCGTGTCGTTCATCGCCATCTGGTATTTCCCGGCGGGCACAATCCAGGTCAGCGCCGCGACCAGGGCTATCAGCACGAACAAAATGGTGTAAGCGGAAGGAAATTTGAACCTGTGCATGAGGGTCTCTCCGAAACGGCGGGCGCGCCGCGGCGCGCCCGCAAAGGTTATTCGCCAAGCGTCGCCACCATCACAGCTTTGATGGTGTGCATGCGGTTTTCCGCCTCATCAAACACAATGGAGCAGGGCGATTCGAACACCTCTTCTGTCACCTCCAGCCCCTTGAGGCCATACGCGGTTTCGATGTCGCGGCCCACGGTGGTGTGCTCGTTATGAAACGCCGGCAGGCAGTGCATGAATTTGACGTTCGGGTTGCCGGTGGCCTTCACGACCGCCTGATTGACCTGGTAGGGTTTCATCAGCGCGACGCGCTCGGCCCAGGCCTCTTTCGGCTCGCCCATTGAGACCCACACATCGGTGTAGAGGAAATCGACGCCGTCCACGCCTTCATCAACGTGCTCCGTCAGGTGAATACGTGCGCCGGTCTCAGCGGCAATTGCCCGGCACTGTTCAACCAGCGCCTCTTCCGGCCAGAACGCTTTCGGCGCAACCAGACGGATTTCCATACCCATTTTCGCCGCGCCCACCATCAGCGAATTACCCATGTTATTGCGCGCGTCGCCGAGGTAGGCGAAACGGATTTGCCTAAGCGTTTTGCCCGGCGAGTGTTCGAGCATGGTCATGAGGTCGGCCAGAATTTGCGTGGGGTGAAATTCGTTAGTCAGCCCGTTCCACACCGGCACGCCTGCGTATTTGCCGAGCTCCTCGACAATTGCCTGGCCGTAGCCGCGATACTCGATGCCGTCATACATGCGGCCCAGCACGCGCGCGGTGTCTTTCATTGACTCTTTATGGCCTATCTGCGAGCCGCTCGGCCCGAGGTAGGTGACCTGCGCGCCCTGATCAAACGCCCCGACTTCAAAGGCGCAGCGGGTGCGGGTGGAGGTTTTCTCGAAGATCAGCGCGATGTTTTTACCCACCAGCGTTTTTTTCTCGCGTCCGGCTTTTTTCGCGGCTTTCAGTTCGACCGCGAGGTCAATGAGGTACTGGATCTCTGCCGGGGTGTAATCGAGCAGTTTCAGGAAGTTGCGGTTTTTCAGGTTGATAGTCATGGTCATATCCTTTTGGTGTCAAAGTGGTGGGCGCCCCTCGCACTATTCGTCTCCCGGGCGGGGAGAGGGCTGGGGTGTGGGGGCGAAAACTCACTGTCGAATCAACGTGCCTTTATCGCCTGCGAGGATCGCCGGGCCGTCACCCAGCGCGCCGATCCCGGCCATGCCGCCGCACTGCTCGACAAACGCGCAGCACGCCGCCACTTTTGGCCCCATTGAGCCTGCGTCGAATGACAGTTCGGCCAGCTGTGCGGGTGTCACACGGGTGAGCGGGCGCTGCGTCGGTTTGCCCCAGTCGAAATACACCGCGTCGGCGTCGGTCAGAATCAACAGCGCGTCGGCGTGAAGCTGGCGCGCCAGCAGCGCGGCGGAAAGATCCTTATCGATAACCGCCTCGATACCGTGGTAGCCGTCGGCTTTATCCACCACCGGTACGCCGCCGCCGCCGTTGCAAATCACCAGATGATCGCGCCCGATAAGCGTGCGAATGGCATCACTTTCGACAATCCGTTGCGGTTGCGGCGAGGGCACCACGCGGCGGAAATAGCGCCCGTCCGCTTTCATCACCCAGCCCTTTTCGGCAGCGAGCTTGTCTGCCTGGGATTTGTCATAAACCGGGCCAATGTATTTGGTCGGGTTTTGAAATGCCGGGTCGTTTTCATCCACGGCCACCTGCGTTAACAGCACGCTGACTTCGCGCTCCGGCAGCAGGTTTTTCAGCGACTGTTGCAGCAGGTAGCCAATCATCCCCTGGCTTTCTGCGCCCAGAATGTCGAGCGGGTAGGGCGCCACGTTGACGTAAGCGCTGTTTTGTAGCGCCAGCAGCCCAACCTGCGGACCATTGCCGTGTACCAGCACCACGCGCCACTGCCGGGTAAGTTGTGCGATAGTGCGCGCCGCCAGCTCCACGTTGTGACGCTGGATCTCCGCCTCCAGCGGTTCGCCGCGTTTAAGCAGCGCATTGCCGCCGAGCGCCACCACGAGTGTGGGTTTCGTTTCCATGGGGTTCTCCTTAAATACCGTCGCGTTCCAGTGGGCAGCTCATGCAGCGGGCGCCGCCGCGTCCACGGCCAAGTTCATCGCCAGGAATGGGCAGCACGGTGATGCCGGCTTTGTCATATTTTTCGTTGGTCCAGATGTTGCGCTCATAGCCGATCACCACGCCGGGGCGTACGGTCAGCACGTTATTAGCGTCATTCCATTGCTCGCGCTCGGCCTCAAAGGCGTCGCCGCCGGTAGTGATGAGCGTGATGCGATCGACGCCAAGCGCCTTCTCAAGTGCGTATACCAGGGTTTTTTCTTCCCGGCGCGCAATGCCGCCGCGCCCATCCGGCGTTAAGGTCCAGCACTTCACATCGGGGCGCACCACTTCGGGATAGACGGAGAAAATGTCGATATCGATATGCGTCATGACGGTGTCGAGGTGCATACAGGAGCGATGCTTGGGCAGTTCAACGGCAATCACGCGCGTCGCCTGCTGGTGTTTAAACAGGGCGCTTGCCAGAAACTCCACCCCCTGCGGCGTGGTGCGTTCAGACATGCCGATTAATACCGCGCCGCGCCCAATCACTAATACGTCTCCGCCTTCAAGGGTCGCGTGGTCGTAATTAATGTTCTGGTCGCCGAAATATTTAATAAATTCGCCATCGGCAAATGCCGGGTGCCAGCGATAAATCGCACGTAAATTATTGGTTTCGCGCTGGCGAGCTTGTTTTGCCATTGGGTTAATCGATACGCCGTTATATATCCAGCAGGAGGTGTCGCGGGTGAACAAATGATTAGGCAGCGGCTCCATAATAAAATCATTGGCTCCGTGCGTATCCACCACCATATTATGAATCGAGGCCGGGATTTCGCTGAATGTCAGGCCGCCACTTAAGCGGCGCGCCAGTTCCCGGTGCGGCAGATCGGCAAGCCAGCCACGGATATCGGAAGCAAAAGAAGGCCCCAGACGGTACTCAGAGACCTGCGTCTCCAGCAGCCAGGCTTTCGCTTCGGGAATATCCAGCGTACGCGTAAGCAGATCCGTCAGTAATAATACTTCGACGCCCTGTTCGCGCAGCGTCCGGGCGAAAATATCGTGTTCTTCTCCCGCACGCTCGACGGATAATACATCGTCGAAAAGTAATTCCTGACAATTAGACGGCGTCAGCCTTTTCAGGCTTAAATTAGGCCGGTGCAACATAACGCTGCGCAATTGACCAATTTCTGATCCCACGTAATGCTTTTCCATATTTATTCCTTGGCTAATTTCAGAATAAAAACGGTGGCATTATGCGAAAGGTGTTCGCATAACGAATAACCGTGCAGATTGAACTCGATATAAATAGTACTGGAGCGATTCGCTGACATTGTGATGAATATCACGGGAAAGCCGGGGATTTTATTATTCCGAAGAAAGGATGATTTATTTCATGGAAAGTTTAATTAATTCGTCGGGCAATATGAATCGCTACGCAGAAAATGCAACGCTTATGCGGCAGTGTTAATATTTTGTTTGTGGTCAATAAACGAACACCTATATAAGATAATGAATAATAAGCATATTTAAGAGAGGTGAATATCGTTATGCATTACCGGTGCGCATTTATTTCGAAAGACTGCAAATAACGCAAATAATTATGACGCTGGCGCGCTTGTTTGCCGGGTAAGCAAAACGTGACCGCACCGCCTTTTTTCCGTTATTGGCTTTTAAAACAGTCGGTTGTTGCGAAGCGCCGTTTTATATTCGCCAGAGTTATGCATAAAAGTTGCATAAACGCCTGGCTAACATTAACAAGCTTGTAACGCATGACGCGATAACCATGCGCTGAAGCAGGTTTCGCTGAGAAACCAGTGGCATGATGCGGCAATTCCTCGTATAACACAGAAAAATGAAACAGTGTTTTATATAAGGAGCTGGCAATGATCATCGGTAATATCCACGCGCTGGGCACCTGGCTGCCCGCGCCGTTTCGCGACGCCATCGAGCAGGTGAAACAGCAGGTGACGGCGCAAACCGCGCCGGGTAAGTACGATCTGGACGGTAACCGCCTCTTTTTCTTGCTCTCGGAAGACATGACCGAGCCGTTTGAAAAGCGTCGCGCCGAGTATCACGCGCGGTATCTGGATATTCAGATTGTGCTGGCGGGCCGTGAAGGAATGACCTTCAGCACACAGCCGGCAGGGGCGCCGGAAACGGACTGGCTGGCGGATAAAGACATTGCGTTTTTGCCCGAGGGCGCGCAGGAAAAAACCGTGGTGCTGGAAGAGGGCGACTTCGTGATTTTCTGGCCTGGCGAAGTGCATAAACCGCTGTGCGCGGTGGGCGAGCCGGACAAGGTACGCAAAGTTGTGGTGAAGATGTTGATGGAATGAGTGGGTTACAGGTGGGCCAGCGAAGCGCACCCACCGTTCGGAAGGGGTGCGCATAGAGCATGCGCATCCGCTTTCCGGATTTATTCAGCCAGCGTCGCGACCATCACCGCTTTGATCGTATGCATCCGGTTTTCGGCCTGGCAAAACACAATGCTGTTGGCCGATTCAAACACCTCGTCGGTTACTTCCATGCCGCCTTTTAAGCCGTACTGTTCGGCCATCTGCTTGCCAAGCGTGGTCTGGTCGTCATGAAACGCGGGCAGACAATGCAGGAATTTCACGTTCGGGTTGCCGGTAAGTGCGAGCATCTGACGGTTCACCTGATAAGGGCGCAGGAGTGCGATACGCTCCGCCCATTTCTCCTTCGCCTCGCCCATCGACACCCAGACGTCGGTATAAATGAAATCTGCGTCCTTTACGCCAGCGGCGATATCTTCGGTTAATGTGATGCGCCCGCCGGTTTCTTTCGCCAGCGCCTGGCACTCGGTGACCAGTTCTTCGGCAGGCCAGCAGCTCTGCGGGGCGACAAGACGTAAATCCAGCCCCGTCAACGCGGCGGCTTCCAGCATCGAATTGCCCATGTTATTACGCGCGTCGCCGGCATAGACCAGCGTCATTTCGTTAAGCGCTTTGCCTGGCAAATGCTCCTGCATGGTGAGCAGGTCCGCCAGCAGCTGTGTTGGGTGAAACTCATCAGTCAGGCCGTTCCACACCGGCACGCCAGCATACTGCGCCAGCGTTTCGACGATTTCCTGACCAAAGCCGCGATACTGAATGCCGTCATACATACGGCCCAGGACGCGCGCGGTATCCTTAATTGATTCTTTATGCCCAATTTGACTGCCGCTTGGCCCGAGGTAAGTGACGCGCGCGCCCTGGTCATATGCGGCAACTTCGAAAGAGCATCGTGTGCGGGTTGAGTCTTTTTCGAAGATGAGCGCAATGTTTTTTCCGGTAAGCTTTTGAACTTCAATGCCCTTTTTTTTATCGCTTTTGAGCTTTGCGGAAAGCTCCAGCAAGTTATGAATTTGGGCAGGCGTAAAATCGAGCAATTTTAAAAACGATTTCTGATACAACGCAGACATGATCCCCTCACTGGCTGACGCCACTTATTGAATTAAAATTCAATATATATGTATGAATATGCATTTGCAACCCCTCGTGTTAAAACTTTGCGGGGAAAGGTGGAGGCATTCCCGATGGTGTGTGAAAATAGAAGGTATCTGCCGACACACTGAGGAACGAGCCATGGCAAACCCGGAATTACTGGAAGAGCAGCGCGAAGAGACGCGTCTGATTATTGAAGAGCTGCTTGACGATGGCAGCGATCCTGATGCGTTGTACACCATTGAACACCATTTCTCAGCAGACGATTTCGATACGCTGGAGAAGCTGGCGGTGGAAGTTTTTAAGCTTGGCTATGAAGTGACAGACCCGGAAGAGCTGGAGCTCGAAGAGGGCGGTGAAACCGTCATCTGCTGCGACGCGCTGAGCGAGTGTGCGCTGAATGCGGAGCTTATCGACGCACAGGTCGAGCAACTGATGAATCTGGCGGAAAAATTCAACGTTGAATACGACGGCTGGGGTACTTACTTTGAAGACCCGGACGGCGAAGGCGAAGAAGACGACGACGACGATATGGATAAAGACGACGACGGTGTCCGTCACTAAGTCGCCCTTTGCGGCAGCGCAGCGCTGCCGCATTTCAGGAACCCCGCATGAATTACGACGCACTCCTCCTCCCCGTTAAAAATTTTCTGCACTGCGCGACCCCACAAGCCTGGATTGATGAAGCCAGAGCGCCGGAAAACCTGCCGCTGCTGCTGACCGACCACATGATTTGTGAGCTGAAAGCCGCGCAAACCGCGATGCTGTTGATTCGCCGCTATGTCGCCGATAAAAGCGGTTCTGACGATCTTCTCGGCTGGCTGAAGCCCTATGAAGATTTCACTTACCGCGAAGGGCCGGAGCCAGATTTTCTGGCGCTGCATAAGCGCATTGGCAAAAGCGTGATGCCTCAGACCGATGACCCGTGGGGCCAGACGCTTATCGACAGCATGGTGTTGCTTATCAAAGAAGAATTACACCACTTCTGGCAGGTGCGCGAAGTGATGCAAGCGCGTAACATTCCGTACGTGAAAATTACCGCCAGCCGCTACGCACGCGGGCTGCGGCGCGAAATGCGCACCTATGAGCCGGCAACGCTTATCGATAAGCTGATTTGCGGGGCGTATATCGAAGCGCGCTCCTGCGAGCGTTTCGCCGCGCTGGCGCCTTATCTGGATGACGATTTACAGAAGTTCTATTTGTCGCTGCTGCGTTCTGAAGCGCGGCATTATCAGGATTACCTCGATCTGGCACAGCGGATTTCACCCGATGACATTACGCCACGCGTGCAAACGCTGGGCGAGGCGGAAGCACGGCTGATTAATCAGCCCGACGCCGAGTTTCGCTTTCACAGCGGCGTACCGGCGCAGGCTTGCGCCTTCTAAAAACGATCAATACCGAAGGGATAAAAATGAACTGGCATCATGTCTTGATTTCCGCATGGGTGGGCGTTGCGCTCGCGGGCATCGCTTCAGCGCTCTATAAGAAAGGCAAAGTGAATAAATTTGCGGCGATTGCGATTTTCGTCGTCGGCATTGTGGTATGGAATGTCGCGGATATCGCCTGGCTTAAGGGCAGTAAGGCATCACCGGAGCAGGGCTTCGATGAGGCGTTTAACAGCATGCCGGTGTATAAGCTGATTCAGGAAAAAGATCCGGCGTTTTACGCGCGCGTTCGCAACCAGGCTGTTGAAATGGTGAAGCAGGGCAAAACGCAGCAAGAAGTGATCGACGCCATTCAAATTCATATGGCCGACCTTGAAATGCAGCGGATTCAGTTTGCGCCAGATAATGAAGTGATGGCTTATATGCGTACCAGCATGGCGCAGACCCGCGAAATGCAGCAACACAGCGATGATGCCTGTTTCCGCTTCCTGATGCCGCAGGTAAAAGGCGGCGTGAACCCGGTGAATATGTTGTCGAAAGATATCATTGCAAAGCGTATGGACGTCGAGATGCAACTGCTGTCGGCAAGCTACGGCCCTAACGCGCATAAAGTTACCCCGCAGGAGCAGGCGCTCGCAGGAGAGACGATGGCCCCGATAGGCCAGGCGTTACAGGAAAAATATGGCGAGACGGTAGAGGTCTTTAACGATCCGCAAAAAGGCGTCGGCCAGGAAAAACAGGTCTGCAATATGGTGCAGGATCTCTGGCGTAACGTGCTGGCTTTGCCGCCGGAAAAAGCCGGGGCGGTTATCCGTCTCGCGATGCAGCAATAATAAAAAAGCCGGGATAACCCGGCTTTTTTTATTTCGCGCTGATATTCGCTAATCAGAGCGTTTTTAACATGCGCACTTCGCAGTCGACATGGCCGGTGCAGCCAAGCGGTTCGGAAATCGGGGCAAACCCAAGGCGTTCATAAAGCGCGATGGCCTCTTTTAAAAACGCGGTGGTTTCCAGATAGCAGCGGCGATAACCCTGCGAGCGGGCAAAGTCCATCGCCTGGATAGCAAGCTTTTTGGCAAGCCCTCTGCCGCGCGCAACGGGCAGGAAATACATTTTCTGCAATTCGCAAATATCGGTTT from the Cronobacter condimenti 1330 genome contains:
- the miaE gene encoding tRNA isopentenyl-2-thiomethyl-A-37 hydroxylase MiaE → MNYDALLLPVKNFLHCATPQAWIDEARAPENLPLLLTDHMICELKAAQTAMLLIRRYVADKSGSDDLLGWLKPYEDFTYREGPEPDFLALHKRIGKSVMPQTDDPWGQTLIDSMVLLIKEELHHFWQVREVMQARNIPYVKITASRYARGLRREMRTYEPATLIDKLICGAYIEARSCERFAALAPYLDDDLQKFYLSLLRSEARHYQDYLDLAQRISPDDITPRVQTLGEAEARLINQPDAEFRFHSGVPAQACAF
- a CDS encoding GNAT family N-acetyltransferase — protein: MNVEAPVEIIMRRMTAADNAPVARVIRQVSAEYGLTADKGYTVADPNLDVLYTQYSKPGHAYWVVELDGEVVGGGGIAPLVCSETDICELQKMYFLPVARGRGLAKKLAIQAMDFARSQGYRRCYLETTAFLKEAIALYERLGFAPISEPLGCTGHVDCEVRMLKTL